In the Populus trichocarpa isolate Nisqually-1 chromosome 8, P.trichocarpa_v4.1, whole genome shotgun sequence genome, GTGCTGAGAATCTGATGAAATACCTCAACAGGCCTTTACATACAAAAACAGGACCTCATCTACAAATCCCAAACTTCCACTCCATGTACAAAAGACTCGCTCGTTAAGTAACTAGAAACAACTATTCATTCCCAAGCCAGCAAGGGCGCCCCTTGAGGAAGAGATATAATAAACCCAATCCTAGAATCATTATCTTTTGCTAATACATGCAATGCTGAACCAGTGGAGGAAACCTTATAAAATCATTGATATCTTCCAAACTTCTATGTTAAAGCACTCCAAGTGTGAGCACTATAGGACTTTGATCTCCAAAATACTCACACTGAAATCATTTTGccataaaatcaaaacatcataaTTCAACAAAAGACCATTTTCTTACTTTAAATGTGAGTTTCATGCAAAGGCATCATTCAACTAAAGTACAAACTTGTTCATTACAACATAAATTGGCATGCATTCTTTCTGTCAGGTCCTCTAATGTTAGTGTCATCTCATCATTTGAAATGAAGTCCTCTTGGATAGGGCTCATTGCTACCACACGAATGATACTATAGGAAAAGTCTttttgcaagatttcaaaaccTGCTTATGATCTAAGTGACTGAAtacaaaaaaccaaaccattcatcaatattttttataagaaaaaactacTCAATTTCAAATTTAGCTTCTTGGAACAAGAAtccataaataaaacattaaaagttaaataaaaactagaaagaagtgatcatgaaaaaaattaaatataaaaaaaattgcttaaaaaaacctttttataaGAGATGACATTGCACGTTGTTGTGATCAATTGCGCTAGGAGATGGGGGAAGAAGGAGGAACAAGAATAAGTAATGGATGCGATTCATTGTCATAAAGTCATTAACAAACTCAATCCAAAGGtaaaactaatatattaattatatactagaagagcttcttttttttttactgtagtaCAAATACTATTCACCATTTTACAGATCACTATGGATTGGAgtaatgatttttctatttaaattttcaatttggttctcaaacttttatttCACACGATTTAGCCATTTTGAGCCCAAATTAGCACTCAATTGGATTTGTTTTGGGAGAGagagttgaattgaaagatagagGACTGAAGTGAAAAAAGCGGGTGAAATAGGCGGCTTTGAAAATTTgtcttaaaaattcatttttgccCCCCATCTTTTTTGGCTCTAAGGTGGCCAGTCCCTTTAATGttcaaaaattgaattttgggTGGTAGGAGAGAGAGGGACTCACCAGATTTCcgtgtagagagagaaagttgatgTTAACGATGATTTTGATCACTAAAACGGTAAATTTTTGTGCTAAATGGTTCCATATAATGAGAGGAGTTCGaactatgagtttttttttttaccttgaaagtgccTAAAAAATAGATCATAGCTCAggaagatttttggttttgggttgattttgggttttgatgttttttttttttgtgttttttggggtcatggattggtttaacaaggtttCTAGGGTGTtttctaagtgttttttttttttttgtcaaaaataggttgaaaattaGTTTCTGggtgaaaaaaaacatgaaccctGTTTTTTCGGTCATCACAGTGGCTGGGATCTAGGAATCCAGACGACAtgtcgtctattttttttaaaaagaaattggggCGGACGACATGTCGGTCTCtcctttaacttaaaaaaataaaaggtcccgccattaacttaaaaaacaataaaaggccTGCGTACAAGCCATTTCTTGATGAGCCAGACGCTTggcctcattctttttttttatctattttgattttttccaattaataactttttttgtttttttacataatttttaagtttatgttttaattaatacaacttaatgattttttttttttgcttatttagcattttttaaatggcgataatttttttaattatattgggtatatttaatttttgagaaGGTTATTATGACTtaactgtaattttttatatatattttatatagattaaatatatGCAGCCTTGtaaagtatttattttcttttattttattcaataaattttatgtaggTTGATTTTtgttacaaattgattttaataaacaaattcattaaacacagcCTAGTAAATGATTTGTGTTGCGATATTATATATCTTGATCCGCatttgtctttcaatttttccagttttgtttttatttattgtcaaatttttttcttattgaattaTCCCAATTTCATGACCTAGAACGCATGATATAAATGTCTCGATTTCAGCTTTTCACGgggcaatatatttttttatttgttgttgttaccTTATTTTtctatagtgttattaaattaatcaagatttaacctagttattgaattgttttatttctttagaaGCATAATCatcttctactttttttttgggttaaaaatctttttggtcCAACCCGGGTCACCAATCTAGTAAAGCCTAAAAAAGATACCAGTTATGCTACAATGAGTATCCCAAATAGGTGACCAATCAAGTGTAGACATTCTCTCtttgaatattataataaaacaaacaaatagtCAAGATCCATTGATGTTccactaaaaatatcaaaattctaTTATGAATTATTTGTCAGGAatgaagtaaaattaatttgcaTAATCTATGACAATTTTGTCACGATCAGCAAGAAATCGTACCTTTGAAGAAGAGTTGATGTAACAGTACCACAAGCTTGCCAACACTTGACAATTATTTGTCAGGAATGAAATGAATACACACAGAACGTTTTGACACACATGATTTGCTGAATTTCTGGTGGGCCAGGGTGATaatttctccttctctctcttaaaaaagGCACAGACAGTCTTAATTAGGGGTGTTCATGGTccggttcagtttggtttggataaaaaatctAACCGAACtggaatttttaatttctggaAATTTTGACCCGGGCCGAACTGGTTTGGGttggtttttttgctttgaaaaccATCAGGGACCTTAATAGTCTTAGATGGATCACCATCTTGAACACTGATAAGATGGTATGGCTCAAAGAATGGCCTCCACATCTCCAAGAAATCCAAGTTCCTTATAGTTGGTATAGCAAATCAAGCTCATCTTTCAATAAAGGCACAACCTTTGCTGCTGTTTTTGTATCAGTTGCAGGCTCAAACCATTGTTAAGGAAAgcaagagagacagagagagagagacttttAAGTGAGGAGGGATATGTGAGCAAAGAGGTGTGTAATGAGTATATATTAGGAGAGGTGGGTTGGCTCTTGCAATGCTGTGAAATGTGGCAGAAATGGAGGTGAAGTAGGAGACGTGTCTGAAGGTTCAAGGGtggaatgtgtgtgtgtgtgtgtgtgtgtgtgtgtgtgagagagagagagagagagagagagagagagagaggacttGTTAAAAAACAGAGATGAGGTTGTATGAGGCAGTCAGGCAGCCTGCTATTCTTCTTATTTGAGGTTAGTTGTGATTTGTGAATCACAAGAGAGAACAGGAGAGAGAGGGCAAGGGGAGGGGCAATGGAAGGGAAAAAATGATTTAGGGTTAGTTTGTATTTataccttttgtttttgctctATTTAAATTAGGTTGAATCGGTTTGGTCCGGTTCAATTGTTTTCAACTTTCTGAAACCAAAACTGAGCCGGACCgaataatttttctagtttttaaatCGGTTTCTTCGATTTTTTCCCTTagttcagtttttttggtttaattggttggtcggtttttttaaataccccTAGTCCTAGTTTTAATTAGCTTGTAAGTTCAGAAATGATTGTCTGACGCCAGCACGACCCACTAAACTGCCTTAAAGGATGAAGGTGGCTGAGAAAGTCGAGGAAATCAATGACGCAAGTAGCATAAACAACTGCTAAGATTAAAACGGTATGTTTTGAATGTGTCACTCCTCTTTGAGGTTCCTGTTATGCAACCGGGTCTCTCagttatctctctctctctctctgctttttGGTGCGGTcacagaagagaaaaacaaaatcataaaacagTTGCTGTATAAAAGAAAGACATTAAATGGACAGCAAAACTACATTAGAATCAGAGTCTGGCTTCACGAGGTAAATATTCTTGTTCAAagttttcaactatttttacttttaactaCCACATTTATTAGGGTTTTTCAATTCCTTTGagctttatttctttctattcatagccatgtttgttttcctagAGGTTTTGCATGATTTCTATATTTGTTCATGGCTTGAATATTTCTCATTCTGAGAGTTTGACTTGGTCATAAACTCTGCAAAATGTGTTGGTTATTATTATCCCAATACTTGTTTGTATTGAACTTGAGCTTATCGAtatgtattcttgtttataatttttgggattttttttggtaaggtAGGCCATGGCTGCAAAGAAAATAATAGCTATATGCCAGTCAGGTGGGGAGTTTGTGACAAATGTAGATGGATCGTTGTCATATAATGGTGGTGATGCTTACGCGATCGACATTGATCAGCAAACCCTGCTGAGTGATTTCAAATCTGAAGTAGCAGAACTTTTCAATTGTAGTGCTGATATCATGTCAATAAAGTACTTTCTTCCTGGGAATAGAAGGACCCTTATTACAATATCCAAAGACAAGGATCTACAGCGTATGGTTAATTTTCTTGGGGATTCATCCACAGTTGATGTCTTCCTTTTATTGAAGGATGTTGCGGCTTGCAATGTATCAAACATCTCTGCTAGTAGGTAGTTGTTTTCTGAATTTTTCATATGCACATGTGAGTCGAGCATTGCTATCTAACCTGGAAACGAGATACTAACAGATTGTTAAGAGGATTTCCCGCAAGTGATGAAGATACTGCCAGGGTTGAAATCTTACAGGGTACTCTGATTTTGCAGGTCAAGCAGGACTACTGTATCGGAAGCTGTGATTCCTGTCGAAGCTCCTATTGATGTTGCTGTTGATATGGCCCATACTGTTGGTGGGTTTGATATGGATTTGTCCAATGGAGATCCTATATCCTGTATACCTATCGGAGTCATCGATGACAAGCAACGTAAAGCTGCACAACAGTGGGAGAACACGATTACTGGTGTTGATCAAAGGTTTAATAGCTTCACTGAATTCCGCGAAGCTTTGCACAAGTACTCAATTGCACATGGGTTTGCTTACAGATATAAGAAAAATGACAGTCACCGTGTTTCTGTCAAATGTAAAACCCAAGGTTGTCCATGGAGGATATATGCATCAAGGTTGTCAACCACACAAttaatttgcattaaaaaaatgaacccAAATCATACATGTGAAGGAGCAGCTGTGAAAGCTGGGTATCGTTCGACAAGGGGTTGGGTGGGAAGTATCATAAaggagaaattgaaagtttcCCCAAACTACAAGCCAAAGGATATTGCAGATGACATCAAACGAGAGTATGGAATTCAACTGAATTATTCTCAGGCATGGCGTGCAAAAGAGATTGCCAGGGAGCAGCTTCAAGGCTCCTATAAAGAGGCATATAATCAGTTACCTTTCTTTTGTGAGAAGATAAAGGAGACTAATCCAGGCAGTATAGCTACGTTCTCCACAAAAGATGACTCAAGCTTTCATCGTCTCTTTGTGTCATTTCATGCATCAATATCTGGTTTTGATCAAGGTTGCCGTCCTCTCATTTTCCTTGACAGCATTCCTTTAAACTCAAAATACCAAGGGACACTGTTGGCTGCTACTGCTGCAGATGCAGACGATGGAATTTTTCCTATAGCATTTGCTGTAGTTGATGCTGAAACAGAGGACAACTGGCTTTGGTTTTTATTGGAACTGAAGTCTGCAGTCTCTGCATCTCGCCAGATCACATTTGTGGCAGATTTTCAAAATGGTTTGAAGAAATCATTAGCTGAGATATTTGATAAATGCTACCACAGCTATTGCTTACGCCGTCTTGCAGAGAAACTAAATAAAGACTTGAAAGGCCAGTTTTCTCATGAAGCAAGACGTTTCATGGTTAATGATTTTTATGCTGCTGCTTATGCACCCAGACTTGAGGGATTCCAGCGCTCTGTAGAAAATATAAAGGGTATATCCCCTGAAGCTTACAATTGGGTTGTACAAAGCGAGCCTGAGCACTGGGCAAATGCATTCTTTGGAGGGGCAAGGTATGATCATATGACATCAAACTTTGGACAACAGTTCTACAATTGGATATCAGAGGCACATGAGTTGCCAATAACACAAATGGTCGATGCATTAAGAGGTAAGATGATGGAAGCAATTTATACTCGCCGGGTGGAATCAAATCAATGGAAAACTAAGTTAACCCCATCAAAGgaggaaaaattagaaaaggaaaTGTCAATTGCAAGGTCACTTCAAGTGTTACTCTCCCATGGAAGCACATTTGAAGTTCGCGGGGAATCTGTAGATGTTGTTGATATTGATCATTGGGACTGTAGCTGCAAGGGATGGCAACTAACTGGTTTGCCCTGCTGCCATGCTGTTGCGGTCTTTGAATGCATTGGCCGAAGTCCATATGATTATTGCTCCAGATACTTCACAACCGAGAGTTACCGCTTATCGTATGCTGAGTCGATTCAACCTGTTCCAAATGTTGACCGACCAGTGCAGGGTGAATTAACTGAGGCGGGAGTTATTGTAACCCCTCCACCAACTAAGCGTCCACCTGGCCGGCCAAAGACAAAGCAGGCTGAATCAACTGATATTATAAAGCGTCAGCTTCAGTGTAGTAAATGCAAGGGCCTTGGCCACAATAAGAAGACATGCAAAGAATCTTAGCATACATAGATCGTAGGTAAAGTAGTTGTTTCCTTTTCGTAAGTATCCCACACTAacttttttgacaattttagaTGGCAATCTGTTCACATGTTTTTGTATGCACCGATTGTTGAAAAGCATCATATTTTGCTTAGATGGcttttgtgtgtttgtgtgaATGAAAGTCGTCATATGCCATGGCATTATAGTGCTATGTTGTGTCTTTATTGTCATGCATCAGTGTGTTGTGTTAGGATAAATCATTCACCTATTGTTTCATGCTTTTATTATCCATTAATAGGAGAATCGTGGTTATATAGATTCTTGTAACTAAACTAGTGTTTGCCTAAACCACTTCAAATAGCCCTCATGAGCAGAAACTATACAAGTTATAGTTTGTTGTCCCGGGGCTCTGAGATGCGAATATGATAGGAATATCTCTGGGGACCATTTGTACAAGAGCATACATTATAGTAAACAGCACATGTATAGTGGGTGTTTTTAGGACATACATTATAGTAAACAGCACATGTATAGTGGgtgtttttatgatgttttttgtttatgtggCAGAAATTGTGctccataaaattttaaatttttttttgcttgaaattattttatttttatgtttttgtattgttttgatatactgatattaaaaataatttaaaaaaaattattttcatgtattttcaaataaaaaatattttgaaatatattttttgaaacatcTTATGTATTTGCATGTGGGTGAAGTGCAGGGCTGATGTTGACCTTTTTGCTTCAACACTTGTTTCGTGCCTGTTTACTTAAATACTTCTTGGCAGGCGCTGTTGTTATATTGTTCAACCAGCCTCGGAAGTccttaattaattgtatttccTTTGTGCTTGAAAATCCAATAATCACATAAATCAGTAGAAATTAAACTCCATTTGCTTCACAGGGGAAAAGAATGTGAAACAGGATAAAAACAGTAGGGAGAGATTTACATAGATTTTGGTTGTTGTCACAGTAATCAGCAGAGACAGAAATGTGGTTAATGAgatagatataaaatataaatctatttttataataattttagagtAAATATTTGAACTTTCAAAAATAGAAGGTGTATAGAGGACTTGTGttcaaagataatatttattattgtttctaaaattattcaattaatatatatgtaataataaaaataattattattatagttttaaaatttatttaaaaaaaataattaaaaaaaccttgttttttgtttaatttttaaaaaaattcaataggaTTGACCTGTATTTTATCCTAGACCAATTTAGATTTTTGATAAGGTTACAGTTTTATCCTAGGTCCATTTAGGTTTTTGACAAGGTTACGTTAGCaaaatcatttcattatttttttaaactcaaaacAATCCAAGCCTTGGATTGGCTCGATTTCAAGAAAACCTTGGATTGGCTCGATTTCAAGAAAACCTGTCAGGCAGTctgtaaaaaataatgtgaaattatttttttaaaatatgttaatttaataataatatatattaagaataaaatatattttattatttcttttatcaaacccactaataaaatataaagataataattCTATCAAAACACTACTactaaacataattattttttatatttttattctttcttatcTTGTTTCCTTTATCTCTATTTTCATCATCTCTTCAATTTCGCTATAAAATTGATACAGAATTAAGAGAAAGCTTTGAAGAGCAGGATCTGCAGATGCCCCAATAAAATAACGTGGCATCATCTCATCTGTTAAAGCCAAGTCATGCACCATCCCTGCAAGCAGCCACACGAATCCGTTTCATTCGATGAAATTTCGAAGGGCTACTCCTCTCCAATAGTGATGATTTGGTCGGCGTTGCCTCCGGTTGAGAGTTAAAAGCCAAAAAGCATACAAGAAGGTGATGCAATTCAACTCAAAGCTGCCTCTCCAATAGTAGCCCCTATACAGTAATAGTGTGGTATCTTGCCACCGCAACCACTTTCAAAACTTTGCTTATCAAAAATCAATATACAATCAAGGCAAAATGGACACGAAAAATGAAAGCTGAAGAGCCCATTACCtatgcagaatcagaaatctaAATGGTGAGACTTTGTGaatttttagttaaattgaTGAAGAGAGAGTGATCAGGATTAGCATAACTTCAAGTTTAATCATGTTAAAGATCCATTAGAGATGTGCCAATTACAAGAATTAGagtaaataagtttaaaaagaCATCGAATAaacttgttcagaacatataaAGCAAGATGAACCTAGAGGAGTTTAGGACATCTAGGTATCATGAAAAacaacctctaattcatctaatccAAGTCCAAGAAAAGCCTAATTCGTGTGGATCAAAGGGTAgtcagatttaatttttaagttaggaagaattaattaattattcttctaGTTTAAATGGAAACTAAATTGGCAGGTGTAAAAGAGAGAGactttcttcattaattgtcgATGCAAGATAAGAAAACCAAGTACAACAAGGCAAGAAGACTccagaattaattctacattCAGAATTCTCTAAGTTTATTTGTAACTTCTTAGAgatgacaaatctgattctagcatatttatgatattaattttgaatttttattatttttgttattttcttcttagattttagtttattattatttatttgggtcaattgtaagtgggctcatataagtccatataagaagtttcattagggtttattttagtctaGAATAAGTATAAATAAAGCCATAATCAGACGTATGAGGGGCTACGAaattgagattaataaaaacttcTTTGTTGCACCTTATTGTGTGTGTTAGTGAGATATTCTCTCTTCATcagttctctaaagaactaaaaacgacttatcgatgAACAACTGACTTCATgacatcatccttatacttcttgttcgtgaatcaatatttgttgg is a window encoding:
- the LOC7481647 gene encoding uncharacterized protein LOC7481647 isoform X1 → MCHSSLRFLLCNRVSQLSLSLSLLFGAVTEEKNKIIKQLLYKRKTLNGQQNYIRIRVWLHEAMAAKKIIAICQSGGEFVTNVDGSLSYNGGDAYAIDIDQQTLLSDFKSEVAELFNCSADIMSIKYFLPGNRRTLITISKDKDLQRMVNFLGDSSTVDVFLLLKDVAACNVSNISASRSSRTTVSEAVIPVEAPIDVAVDMAHTVGGFDMDLSNGDPISCIPIGVIDDKQRKAAQQWENTITGVDQRFNSFTEFREALHKYSIAHGFAYRYKKNDSHRVSVKCKTQGCPWRIYASRLSTTQLICIKKMNPNHTCEGAAVKAGYRSTRGWVGSIIKEKLKVSPNYKPKDIADDIKREYGIQLNYSQAWRAKEIAREQLQGSYKEAYNQLPFFCEKIKETNPGSIATFSTKDDSSFHRLFVSFHASISGFDQGCRPLIFLDSIPLNSKYQGTLLAATAADADDGIFPIAFAVVDAETEDNWLWFLLELKSAVSASRQITFVADFQNGLKKSLAEIFDKCYHSYCLRRLAEKLNKDLKGQFSHEARRFMVNDFYAAAYAPRLEGFQRSVENIKGISPEAYNWVVQSEPEHWANAFFGGARYDHMTSNFGQQFYNWISEAHELPITQMVDALRGKMMEAIYTRRVESNQWKTKLTPSKEEKLEKEMSIARSLQVLLSHGSTFEVRGESVDVVDIDHWDCSCKGWQLTGLPCCHAVAVFECIGRSPYDYCSRYFTTESYRLSYAESIQPVPNVDRPVQGELTEAGVIVTPPPTKRPPGRPKTKQAESTDIIKRQLQCSKCKGLGHNKKTCKES
- the LOC7481647 gene encoding uncharacterized protein LOC7481647 isoform X2, translating into MAAKKIIAICQSGGEFVTNVDGSLSYNGGDAYAIDIDQQTLLSDFKSEVAELFNCSADIMSIKYFLPGNRRTLITISKDKDLQRMVNFLGDSSTVDVFLLLKDVAACNVSNISASRSSRTTVSEAVIPVEAPIDVAVDMAHTVGGFDMDLSNGDPISCIPIGVIDDKQRKAAQQWENTITGVDQRFNSFTEFREALHKYSIAHGFAYRYKKNDSHRVSVKCKTQGCPWRIYASRLSTTQLICIKKMNPNHTCEGAAVKAGYRSTRGWVGSIIKEKLKVSPNYKPKDIADDIKREYGIQLNYSQAWRAKEIAREQLQGSYKEAYNQLPFFCEKIKETNPGSIATFSTKDDSSFHRLFVSFHASISGFDQGCRPLIFLDSIPLNSKYQGTLLAATAADADDGIFPIAFAVVDAETEDNWLWFLLELKSAVSASRQITFVADFQNGLKKSLAEIFDKCYHSYCLRRLAEKLNKDLKGQFSHEARRFMVNDFYAAAYAPRLEGFQRSVENIKGISPEAYNWVVQSEPEHWANAFFGGARYDHMTSNFGQQFYNWISEAHELPITQMVDALRGKMMEAIYTRRVESNQWKTKLTPSKEEKLEKEMSIARSLQVLLSHGSTFEVRGESVDVVDIDHWDCSCKGWQLTGLPCCHAVAVFECIGRSPYDYCSRYFTTESYRLSYAESIQPVPNVDRPVQGELTEAGVIVTPPPTKRPPGRPKTKQAESTDIIKRQLQCSKCKGLGHNKKTCKES
- the LOC7481647 gene encoding uncharacterized protein LOC7481647 isoform X3 — encoded protein: MAHTVGGFDMDLSNGDPISCIPIGVIDDKQRKAAQQWENTITGVDQRFNSFTEFREALHKYSIAHGFAYRYKKNDSHRVSVKCKTQGCPWRIYASRLSTTQLICIKKMNPNHTCEGAAVKAGYRSTRGWVGSIIKEKLKVSPNYKPKDIADDIKREYGIQLNYSQAWRAKEIAREQLQGSYKEAYNQLPFFCEKIKETNPGSIATFSTKDDSSFHRLFVSFHASISGFDQGCRPLIFLDSIPLNSKYQGTLLAATAADADDGIFPIAFAVVDAETEDNWLWFLLELKSAVSASRQITFVADFQNGLKKSLAEIFDKCYHSYCLRRLAEKLNKDLKGQFSHEARRFMVNDFYAAAYAPRLEGFQRSVENIKGISPEAYNWVVQSEPEHWANAFFGGARYDHMTSNFGQQFYNWISEAHELPITQMVDALRGKMMEAIYTRRVESNQWKTKLTPSKEEKLEKEMSIARSLQVLLSHGSTFEVRGESVDVVDIDHWDCSCKGWQLTGLPCCHAVAVFECIGRSPYDYCSRYFTTESYRLSYAESIQPVPNVDRPVQGELTEAGVIVTPPPTKRPPGRPKTKQAESTDIIKRQLQCSKCKGLGHNKKTCKES